CTTCCACTCACTTCAGTTTTCTCTAATATCTCAAGTATGTTCAGAAAGAAAGCAATTCAAAATTTCCTTTCATGTGGTTTGGCGAGAGGGCAAGAGGAATTCATATCTCACACTGGTAGCATCGTAGGGAGACCTTTTAAGTGGGGAATAGTGTAAGctagtcaaattttattagcaatttactaagtgtaagtttataccacccaaaattaaacaagagcataaataaagtaaacaacatatgcatgaaatgacaacaatttaagtccatcttttgATAGtgttatcatgtgagggtccaggctgctcctaaccgtgagcatggctgatcgatcagttttacactctgcagatgtcgcacatctttacccacaagtcgcgtaaaagttcaaaagaacttttgatccaaccatgcggtgtttgcaaggcaccgtaccacacttccaaggtgtgattgcatagggacgttacgaggcctttacaaagattccctaataagaagtagtccgctaaggtttcatgatcagcgcaGTGCATAATGGTCCCCTAgtggtatagtgtcttagcaaagcccacttcccaagagagcgagtgctatacacCAACTACTATCTctccctcttgccctttcggtaagaccgcttcgaactagagtttctaattattcatccaagaccagagccatttagtcttgtggtagcactgtttcctgggtggttctccatgttccgattaaacgtTTATGATCTTGTactaatgaaaggtataacaaaaataaagcaagattaatcattgagttcagtttaaccaccatatcccaagtaagcactaagcatgagctacccagcATAAAAATAAACCcagttggtcaaggcaaaggtaaattgAAGCTAGgtgaaccttaattgggacccatcaatttaatcttaacatgtgcatagcataattgttgagtacgagacagtaaaggtgtataggaatgaaaagtagtgatcaaggacaccacttgccttcttggccttgctcttgctgttcatgctcctcgaaagcttgatcttcaaatccctcgaactgctgAACGTCTATACGCATCACAGCGCACATGCAAGCAAACACAAGCAACAAATaataaaacaatacaccaaaacataataaatagagaaaacaagcttgaaagaTTAATCTACATTTTAAAacaaacacgtggatataaagaacgcaaaaaatggagttaagatgcaaaagatatgattaaaacaagatccaggagCTTTTCTGCGAGAAAACAAAAATTCTAGGGTTAAATTACGAAAAACCGAGgacttatacgtaattatgcaTATAAACTGAAGGTTTAACACGCAAAAACGCAACTTAGGATGGCGGATTGATTTTAGAGAAACTCAGGGGCTTAAGCGAAAGAAAATAGGACCAAAACACAATTACTTTTGTACTAGATTGGACtacgggttgatttgcggaaaaggcgagGGCTTAAAAGCAAAAGAGGAATGGCGTGGCGCGGTTGGCCGGTACGCAGCCCGGTTGATTGACTGCGGGCCATCGGATCCAGATCCGACAGTCGTGATCGTTGGCGGcagcgtggcggcagcggaacaggcggcaagcggcggcggtttgCCGGAGTTGGTCGATACGACGTTCCGGGGCTCGGTTTCGCGCGCGGAAAACACCAGAAGCATGAGAAAATCAAGGTGATCCTGTTTTGGCAGCTCACACCGTGAGGCGGTGCTTGGCGGTGGAGAGAGCGTGGCGGCACTGGAGCTCGGGTCACGGCGCTTGCTAGGGTTTAGGGGCGTTGCGGAGGGATGCTTGAGGTTGGGGGGCTTATATAGGGCGGATAGGCGGCCGAGTTCAGGTAGGAGGCAGCTTCCACGCGGGGAAAACgtgcggcggttgcgggaggcggGCGGAGTCCGGGCGCGATCGGGGAGGATTCCGTCCTCGACGGGTGGGCCCCACCCTTCAGCTCTACGGGAGGGAGGCCGGTGCCGCTGGGCAGGCCGGTGGAACGGGCCGAGCGAGCGAACTGGGCCGGCAAGGGAAAAGTGGAGTGGGACGGTGGTGGCGCTGGGCTGCAGGGAGTTGGAGCTGGGctgaaagaaaaggaggaggaggaagaatgcAGCCCAAGAGGAGAAAgtgaaaggagaaaaagaaagattttgaaaatggaaattgaatttgagatttcaaatttgattcaaacacaaACAACTAAAAAATTATGCACCAGCATGATTGCACAGTAAACTCCTATGGTGAATTCATTTAATTTGAGAAAATGCGAATTTAAATGGCTagaaatttaaatgacatcctaattgagcaaattttagtgaatttaaattctttaaaattttgggtgttacatctcaagtttgaccaaaattatagagaaaattataaagatttatgacatcaaataggtatactatgaaaatataattgatgaagaatctaatgatacttagatgacatcataaatgttcttatattatcatataaatttggtcaaacttgagatactttgactctccaagattcttggaatgacttacaatttaggatggatgaGTAATAAATGATAAGTTTCATGTTATTCCTCAAGGCTAATTGTCTGAAAACTAATTCGATCAACTTCAGAGCTTTGATGAGAAAGAAAACATCTCGTTGCTGAAAATACAATTGAGGTTCTACAAAAGAGTGACACTTGGAAAAATCAGACAGGTTATTAGCAGAGAGGTGAAATGACTTTCGTTAGCCGATTTGAGCGGAAGAGACAAACTAGTCGGATTTAATGAGACGGGGTCCCACTTAGCTGGTCCATAAGCTAGGATGGAGGTAGTATTTTCCTAAGCATCATGTGAATGTCCTATTAACCTATACTAATCGCATACTTTGAGAACAATCCATAAGTTAACAAAAAAATTGGCCGTCTGTCCATGCTGTCAACCTAGTTATAACACTATACGATATAATTCAGATGGAGATTGCAGCCACACACTTGGACGACATCCATCGGTTTCTTCCCAACTTCCATGCTACCATGCACGAGTTAGTCAGCTTGCCACAGCAGACAGTGGCACATACACCACCAACCCCTTCCGGCTTCCATCAGCATCAGCAGTCAGTCGAATGTTCTCCATCGTCAGGGTTAACTAAAGTAACACAATGTGTTTTGCATTCGATTTTTAACCTAGAATTAAAAGATTGGTGCGCGGAGGCCTTGTGTTGTTCTCCATGTGCTACACAAGGAGACTGAACAACAGCATCCCCGACAAGTCCTCGTCATGAATAATGCCAGAAAACGGCCGGCGTGCTCGTACGATGCATGTCCTATATTTGCCGACGTTTTTCTCATGAGTACCGGAAAAACGCTGGCACGGCGGCACCACAGGAACCAACAACCAGACCAAGATGGAGATCAACAAAGCATTCGAGAGTTGCATCCACGGAGGCTGCCGGGAGACGATGTGGCAGCCAAGCTTCCTTCTGTGGCCAGCAACACCGTCCTTGTTGTCGACGCGGTAGcgccatgagcccatgatcgGTCATGGAAATTGGAAATAGGCATTTCTAGGACTCGTCGGTAATGCAGTCCGGCCGTGGAAATGGACCTATTTTTAGAGCCGTTCGTCTGCATGGCCGACCTCTAGAAATGAATTTTCAGTTCAGTCCGCATAACAAACCGGCGCTGAAACTTGTTGCCACCTTACCTCTACTCCGGTTCATCCATTCCGAGCTCCAGGCGTGCATTTGTTCTTGAGTGGGGAAGTTTCGCCCTCCCCGGTCCCATGAAAGTGAGGCCCCCTCCAACTGGCCTTGCGCCATGCAATTTCATTTATCCCGCCTCCTGTGCACCCCCACTGTGTTACTCGGCActacctccatggctccatcccACAAAGCTGATGCAGCACGAGGAGTCTGCATGCATTAGGGTCGGTCGGCTTCAACTGCAGCCATCCACATGATGGTCTCGGCCACAGACAGTGGCACATAACCACCAACCCCTTGAGGCATCGATCAGCAGTAACTCGACAGCACAATAATGCAAGCGAGACGACACAACGTGTTTTGCCATCTCCATTCCCCAACAAAAGATTGGTCCGGGGCCATGAATGCCAGAAAACGGCCCGCGTACCATCATGCATGTCACCAATTGTGTATATAAGCGCTGGCACGGCTGCACCGCAGAAACCAACACAACCACAGAccatctttcaaaaaaaaagaaaaaaaaacaaccacagtTATTCGAGGTATTCGAGGTTCGAGCTAGAGCGGCGTCAGCTTGCATTGCTTCGAGCTAGCTAGAGAGGCCGAAACGATGGCAGCCAAGTTTCTTCTGCGGCctgcaaggtcgtcctcgtcgtcgtcgcggtgGCCATGATCGGCCTCCTCTTCTCCACTACTGCCGGTGAAGCTAGCTAGcatcctccatggctccattATCGACATTTGATTTTATCCCCGGGTAGATGCAGGCCAGTTTTGACGTACGTGACACCATCGCTTGTCTAATGCAGGTGCAAGGGAAGCGGTGACGACGGGGCCCAGGCGCAGTGCAACCCCCGGGTGTGGCCGCCGTACGTCTCGCCGGACTGCGACACCTGGTGCTGGAACCAAGGTCACCCTCAGGGGCGGATCTGGGTcacgggctgcagcccggggcgaggccCACACGCAGTGAAAAAATCTTTCATAAAAATAGCATAAAAAGTCTTTTAGGCCCATTAGCCCACCCCGAGAAGAACTTGACCCAGCAAGACAGCCAGTGCAACTGCCTGCTGATGCCCCGGCCGGTATGGCGTAtgccattttttaaaaaaaaaattgctccatGACTGCTAGTCTATGCAAAGTAAATAAGTAATGACTaatgaatatttcatttcatattttcaAAAGAGCAGGAAGTATTTGAGTATTaatttgcaattgcaacatttcaTAATCATAACTTAATCTAGTACTTTTCTACCTTTAATGTTCTACTATTGTTTGAGTGTATTGGTTGAACACTTGAAATCTAGGgaattatataattatttatattgtttgaaaaatatattatatctaaTAATGTATGGCTAGTAAAATTTTAAACCTTATATTAATTAGTCCGGGATGGAGCCCgtttctggatccgccactAGTCACCCCGGAGGCTACGTCAAAAGTGACGTCTGCTCCTGCAACTCCGGCAGCGGCGATCTCGCTGCTGAAAGCTAGACGATCGCTGCACGAAACGATCGATCGAGATGATCAATCAGTAATCCATTATATATGTATCAACAATCAACTGTACGTATGCGAGGGCGTGCTTGCATGGAATAAAACTTTTGCTTGGACAGTGTGTTTCCAAGTGAAAAGGCTActgtttcactttttttttcccggATGGATGGGCTGGGCTTGATACACTGGTGGAAAACggatctttaatcccggttgctGAGGTCAAATCTCCCAAAAAAATTCATTCGGAACTAATTTATTGAGACaaaaggggtcctttagtcccaggtcatcCACCTGGGACTAAAAGCCCCCtatagtcctggttggtaaaacaAAATTCGAAAAAAAAAGCTGTGCACGCCCGCCAGCCGCACCCTGACGCCTCGGCTCTGGTCTGCCTCGCTccaccccacgccgccgcctggctCCCCCACGCGCCAGCCctgccctcgccccgctgctgctcctcactcctagtgaggggcgagcagaggggtatggggaggggcagcaggggagggggcggccacccacgccggagaggaggaggaaggaggaaggaggaggaggaggaaggaggtcAGGAAAGACTTGGTgttggagaggaggaaggagaggaaagaCTTGCGTGTGCAGTGGTGGAGAAAAATACTTGGCACTGTAGAAGATAAGGACGTGCGCGCGTGGAGACCCGTGTGCGGCCTtgtgttttgtcccggttttgaaataccaaccgggactaaatcttttctcctggttggtgtttccaaccaggacaaaaggcccctcaaggcttttttttttgcactggcctttgcaaccaggactaaaggagctccccttttgtcccggttggaaataccaaccgggactaaatcttttctcctggttggaattaccaatcgggattaaaggggagcctttagtcccggttggtgtttccaaccgggactccaaccgggactaaaggggctctttagtctcggttggtgagcCCCTGCTAGTGgttgagctttagtcccgattggtgaacCTTTAGTCACGGGTTAAatattaaccgggacaaaaggggtggatggaagatgagttttctaccagtgataCTTGATGGGTTTGCCAGTTTGATGGCCTACTTATTAACTAGTGCCTTCtccatttcatttttctttttaaaaacaAGAATTTGAGCAGGGGTGGGTTTGGGAGAGATGAGGAGTAGAGCAGTAATGTTCTGCTCTATTCAGTTTCCAATCCAATGAACAATGAGGTTTCATGCTTCCTCAAGGCTCGTTGACTGAAAATTAAGTCAATTTAAGGTTCTCTACCAGCCACAGAGCAAAAAAAAAGTAGGAAAATCAGTTTTTCATTTAGTACATTTGAAGTTTAAGCCAATGAGAGTTTTATGTTCCTCGTGGCTGACGGGCTAAAAATTAAGCCAAATTCATAGCTTGGTTCAGCAAGAACCATCTCGATGCAGATATACAGAGTGAAGTTTTTACAAGGGCCACGGAAAAGTACTAGCAATCCTCTTGTGAACTACATACATATTGAAGATGAACTACATATATAATTTGAAGGCGTACTACACTCAACACTTATGTGGCCCATCGATTTTGGATGGGTTGGGCTTGATGGGTTGGGCTTGATGGGTTGGACGGTTTGAAAGCCCACTGAACTAGTGTCTTCTCcctcttttttcccccttttttctttttcttttttaatttttagcaCAAGATCGGTTTTTCCTATTGGCATAAATTCAGATAGCtgaagcaaaagatatgttaaTCCTGAATAAATTATGGAACAATCATAATAAGCAACCAAAAATTATATGCAGAAGTGTGAATGCAACATACAGAATATAACATATGATTATTTGAATTCAATTTAGGAAACAATTATTATACTACACTAAATATCTTGATAATACTACaaattttctaaaattaaacAAAATTAGAAAAGCATTGCATTAATTTACCGTTATCCATTCACATCCCAAAATAATAAATTGTTGCTGCAAATTATGCTAATAGTGCATCACGCTATACATTGCTTTGTCGAGATATTTTCTTTTTACATGGTCCTATGTCTCGCTCTTTGCGTCCTGCTGTCACTAGCCTTTTTTAGGAGTGGTACGATGAGATGGAGTCAAGGACGACTGCAATTCAAAGAATGATCAACACGCTGGATACACACTGAGCCTGCCTCAGTGCATGCATGTATTCAGAAAACCAAAGAAGACAGAAAATAACATGTTCATGAAGCATGCAATTTAGCCCAAAACAGACAGACTATCCCACCTCTCCCCACTCCTGGCCCAATGGAGAAATGGCCCAATCTGGCGATTCTCTCTACTCCTGGCTACTCAATGATTCACCGTAACCCACCCAGTCCGAGGGGCACAAGTCTTCCCCTCCGTTCCTTCTGCAGCTCGAAGGAGAAGCCTATGCGATTGCTGCCGGCGGGAGCAGGTGCTTCGGCGGCGAGTGGCTTGCCGCAGAGGGCGTCGTTGCGCCGCGCAGCACCCTGTGTGCGAGGGAAATGTCCGCGGGCCCGGGTGCACGGAGCAGCGGAGGCTAGCTGCCGGGCGGCAGGACAGCCATGGGCACACGCTTCACGGCACGGCCATTCTCCCTTCTCTGTCTCTCCAACACGGCAACAAACCTGTAATTTTGCAGGAATGCATCACGCCAATAGCTGAGTCGTGGATTGAACAATTGGTAAGTTAATTCTTCGGAAAATTGGTTAGTTAATTTTGCCAAGTTGACATCCTATTTCAACATATAAGTGATTGCACAAAAATTACATATTATAAATCGGTACTTCAGGCTGTCAAAATATCacatttgaaaattttgaatacCCGTAACTCAAATCGTGGGCTCGCCCCTGAATGCAAGATGCTGCGTGCCTTTGGATCCCATAGATAGATTGGTGTTACAAAGCCTATTTGGCAGTGACTGTCATTGTGTGAGCTGTCAATAACAGTGTTGCTCGATTTGATGGCTTATCCATGCACCGCCTCAGACATAGCTTGTCTGCTGGCCAAAACGATCTTCCATCCTAAAAAAAATCGAgagacccaggactaaaggtgatcCTCAATAAAAAACTCATtcgtggagacacctttagtcccagttggtaagtCCAACGGGGACTACAAAAGAattgcatcccctactcagtcagatatgctgtgtaggtgagataaTAAGGAAGCTATTGGCGAGGCTTGatgtcgtgggttcgaatcccacacaCCGCGCACGCTCATATTTCGCAtgaaaaatcgcatgacttTATGACTTGCGACTGCGCGTGTAGGGAGCCTCCCGAAACTTTCTAATATTTTCTTGGTGCAAAACCCTTTAATCCCTGTTAGTATTAGCACAAGAAGGAAACATATGAGGAGGGGAGTATAGTAATGTTGTGCTCTATTCAGCTTGCAATTCAATGAACAATAAGTTTTATGCTTCCTGAAGGCTGATTGGCTCCAAACTAAGCCAATTTAATTAAGTGCTTCAAATTTGAACAAAGAACACTGGATTTTCTACCAGCGATTCGTGTAGGTGTAAACTGTAAAATATCGTAAGATAATCCTGCTAATTTTACGGTGTTTTAGAAAAGAGAGGCATCCCTTGCTGCTGAACTAGTACCTAATGGATATGAACAGACTACGCTCGTTCCGTACGGCCAATTAGACCACTTGGTCCGCCGCTCCCTTTGATCACCACTAATTGGATACGGTAAAATGCATTCAGTGTGCAGTTTATTAGGTATAAAATATCTCAAAACCTATATAGAAACTGTcacaagaaataaaattatcATCTTTTTTTACAAGAAACAAAACTGTTATGCAATAAAATGTACTTATTGGGCAAGACAGGTCCACCAATCATCATGTCCAAACAACCCCATCCTGTTGTCGATCTGGCACGAGCAGCAACCCACCGACACAGGTCCTGATCGATCAGGGACCATTGGCAATCAGTGTGGTGCAGGACAACCGCTAGAAAAGGACCAGTGTCGGTGGATGACAaccatttgaattttttttttaacttttccCTTTGTAAAGATGATTGAATCTTTTTACATTTAGTGGGACGAACTTGATCCTTATTATTAGATATACTTGTAGCTTGTAAGGTGATGAAATCTGGGCaaattttgttttgatttttacaaaaaaaaaatcaagttgctgttgctgctggttCTGTCTATATAAGCATGCTGCACACTACGCCACTGGCTCGAGCATCACACTGAAAAACACGCACGGACACACGGACACACCCCCTCCTCGCCATGGCTTCGTGCAAGCTCTACTCCGTCGCCCTGCTCGTCgtcatcctcgccgccggcccggcgACGCGGCCCGtctcggcggcgtcggcgcacCTCCACTTCTACATGCACGACGTGCTGACGGGCCCGTCGCCGACGGCGGTGCAGGTGCTGAACGGTCCCCGGGGCCACTTCGGCGACACCGTCGTGATCGACGACGTGCTGACGGAGAGCGCGTcgaggtcgtcgtcggcggTGGGGCGCGCGCAGGGGCACTACATCTGGGCGTCGACGGGGAACCCCGAGCTGCTGGTGACCATGAACGTGGTGCTCACCTCGGGACCCTACGCCGGCAGCTCCGTCACCGTCGTCGGCAGGGACGACATCGGTGCGCCGGTGAGGGAGCTGTCGGTGGTCGGCGGCACGGGGAGGTTCAGGATGGCGCGAGGGTACGTGCTGTGGAAGACCGTCAGCCTCGACCACCCCAACGCCGTGCTCGAGCTCGACGTCTTCGTCGACGCCTGAGCTAGCTGAACGCTGGCTACTGTGTCATCGGCGCGCGTCCGACGTGGCAACTTCCTCTCACCGGGTGACACGTGTTGGAATGAAATAATTTACTTGCCGTAAATAACGTCATTTAAGAATTGAGGTACTAGTTGTTTTCTTTATGAAAATGgagaaataaaggaaaataaacagTTTGATGTATCTCCACGTGGATATATATCA
This genomic window from Setaria viridis chromosome 8, Setaria_viridis_v4.0, whole genome shotgun sequence contains:
- the LOC117866266 gene encoding dirigent protein 1-like, which translates into the protein MASCKLYSVALLVVILAAGPATRPVSAASAHLHFYMHDVLTGPSPTAVQVLNGPRGHFGDTVVIDDVLTESASRSSSAVGRAQGHYIWASTGNPELLVTMNVVLTSGPYAGSSVTVVGRDDIGAPVRELSVVGGTGRFRMARGYVLWKTVSLDHPNAVLELDVFVDA